The Acidobacteriota bacterium genome includes the window GGGCGGCGCGTCGGAGGTCGAGCTTCGCGGCGATCCCGTGCGGCTGCGGCAGATCGTCTGGAACCTGCTGTCGAACGCGGTCAAGTTCACGCCGGCAGGAGGCTCGATCCAGGTCACCGTGCGGGTGGATGGCGATCAGGGGGTCATCGCCGTGGCCGACACGGGGCAGGGCATCTCACCCGCGTTCATGCCGTATGTCTTCGACCGTTTCCGGCAGGAGGAGTCCTCGCCCTCCCGCGCGGCGGGCGGGCTGGGCCTCGGGTTGTCGATCGCCAAGCACCTGGTCGAAGCGCACGGCGGACGGATTGACGTCGAGAGCGAGGGCGTGGGCCGCGGCGCGACGTTCACCGTGCGCCTGCCGCTCGCGAGGTAGGTTCCGGGTTCCGGGTGAACCCAGAACCCAGCACCCTCTAGAACCCGCTTACGTTGAGCCGTCCTCCCGTGACCGTCTTGCCGGCGAGCGAGGCGGTCGGCGCCACGCTGTTCAGGATCGCGGCCTTGAGAGACGCGCCGCGGTCGGCGTGCGTCGCGGCATACAGGGCCGCGCCGCCGCTGACGTGCGGGGTCGCCATCGACGTCCCGCTGTAGGACGAATACGTGTTGAAGGCGGTCGTCGAATACACGCCGGAGCCGGGCGCGGCCAGGTCGACGGTCTTCGCGCCGTAGTTGGAGAAGGACGCGAGCGTTCCGTCGCTTCTGAGCGCCGCCACCGCGATCACCGCATCCCAGCCCGCACCCGCGGTCGTGTCGTAGTTGCTCGGGTAGCTGGCCGTCGTGTCGTTATTGTCGCCCACGCCGTCCGAGCCGCCATTGCCCGCCGCGGCGACGAACAGGATGTTGTTCCGGGCGCCAGCGGTGATCGCATCCAGGAGCGCCTGCGAGAATCCGCCGCCACCCCACGAATTGCTGGTCGCGACGAGGTCGAGGCCGTGGCGGATCTTCAGGTCCGTGAAGTAATTCACGGCTTTGACCGCGTTGGCGGTCGTGCCGCCGCGGCGTCCGAGGAACTTGCCCGAGATATACGTCACCTGCCAGTTGACGCCGGCCACGCCGGCCCCGTTGCCACCCTCGGCGCCAATCGTGCCGGTCACGTGCGTGCCGTGGTCGTCCGCGGTCCCGCTCTTGCCGCCGTCGTAGATGGTGTTGTTGTTGCCGTCGAAATCCCATCCGTGGATGTCGTCGACGTAGCCGTTGCCGTCATTGTCGATGCCATCGGCGGGGTCGAACGGGTTCGTCCAGACGTTGGCGCCGAGGTCCGGATGTGTGAACTGGATGCCCTCGTCGATCACGCCGATGACGACGCTGCGCGATCCCGTGTGGTTCGCCGCCCACGCTTCGCCGGCCTGGCTGCCGTACTGGTTCGCCGGTGCGGTGGCGTCGCCGTACATGCCCCACAGCGAGCCGTTCGTGTAGTAGGGGTCGTTCGATGTGGCCGCGTGGTAGTAGACGAAGTTCGGTTCCGCGAATTCCACCGCGGGGTCGGACTGCAGCCCGCGCACCGCTGCGGCGACCGTGACCCCGGGGGGCACGCGTGCGAGTTCCAGATCGCCCTTGCCGTCACTGCGCGCGTCCGCGGCAGCGACCGTTTCGTCGAACTCCGCTCTGACGCGGGCGCGCGCGCGCCCTTTTTCCGCGTCTGACGTCCCCGCGCGGAACTGGATCAGCACTTCACCGGGCACGAACTCCGCCCCGCCGGCGGCCGCCAGGCTGGCGTGGCTGCCGCCCTGTTGCGCCAGGGGCGTCGAGGGGTTTGACATGCCGGCGACGTACACCATGAACATCACGAACCCGACCTGCAACAACACGCGAGCGCTCCTCAATCGGATCACGACGCCTCCTCTGGCAGAAGTGCCTCCATCGACCGACCCGGATGGGGTCGGACGATCTGACCGCGTGAGGATACTGAAATCGCGCGCCTCTGTCTCGCTTGTCGGTGTTTGTCCTACACGGGGCGGGCCAGCGCGGTGGCGATCGCGGTGATGGTATTCCAGTTGCGCGTGGTGACCGGCACCCCAAAGATCCGGTCGAACGCGCCGAGGTAGCTGATGGCCTTCATCTGGCGCCGGTACACGCCGAAGACGAACCGGTCGTCTCTCGCAAGGATCTTCAGCAGCCACTTGTCGCTGGAGGGAAAGAACATGGGCATCGACGGCGCCGAGCGCGGACGCCGGGACAGGACGCTCACGAAGCGGACGACGTCGGGTCGCGCGGGCTGGTCCGCGAAATGATTGTGGGACATCAGCCGCACAATCTCGCGGCCCTCGCAGATCATGATCTCAGTATCAAAGGGAAGCCTGCGTGCCAGTTCAGCGCGGAGTTGCGCTCGGGCGACTGGCCGCCGGATCACGAAGGTGCCCGCCGCGCCGATGTTGATGGCATCGAGATGCTTCAACTGTTCGGCGAGCGTACTCGGTCGGAAGGTTCTGCACCCGCCGACGTTCACCCCTCTCAGAAGAACCACGAGTGCCACGAGTTTCTCCTGACAGCCTTCGCGCGGCCTGCCGAGCCGGTCCGCCTTCGCGGCTGCGAGCTCTCGTGCCCTAGGGCGCGAGCGATTATTGGCCACGACGATTATCTGAAAGTGCTGAAGGCCGTGCGGACGCACGTGAACGCGATCGAGGCGCGCGTCCAGGAGGAGATCAGGCAGGCCAGCAAACAACGAACCTTGTCGTTGTAGACAGCGGCTGGGCTCCGATCTGGCGCCGCCCCTGCGATCACCTGATCATCATCATCATCATCATCATCGCCATCGGCACCGGCGGCGGCATCCTCATGGCGGTCACCACCACCATCATGGTCATCATGACGGCGTCCCCGCCGCCACCGCCCCCACGCCAAGGCCGCCCCGCAAATTCTTGGTACCTGCCCGACCCGCGCACGCACCACGCTAACGCCGCCGCAACCCGCGCGGCAACGGCTTCAAGTCGCTTGGTTCGATGAGGAGCATTACTTCGATTTCTCTCCACGCGCCGTGGTGGAGAAGCGGCGCTTCAGCGACTGAGAACGGGCCTCCCGCCGTTTCGCCCAAAATCAACCCTGTGTTCGCGCCGTCGAAAGCGGGGCTTTCACTTCCGAGCGACCCAGGCCCCACAGAACGCCCGCGATGCAATAATATGTGTCAAAACCCTCTGAATTAGGGTGTTTTGATACATTACATTGCTTAAGTTGGCCGCGTGGCCGACCCTTACTACATCGGCGAGGCGGCCAACATCCTCGGGACCGCCAGCCGCCGCTTTGACTGGAACAAGGCCGCTGATTATCTCGAGCGTATCAGCTCCGGTGCTCTTGTGCGGCGTGTCGGCTGGATCGCCGATCACGTCAAGGCGGACGTTCCTCCTGAAGCGCAAGAAGATCAGCAAGGACCGTTAGATGCTCAGACGCCCCCAAGTGCAGCGCTACGCCGCCCCTTCGGGCAGCGCCGCATCGCGCAGCTTGAACAGGCTCAGGAGCAAGCGCGCCATGAATGGCGAGGATGATCCTTCATCGGCGAATTTCTTGACCACCCAGCTCGTCTCATCCGGCCGCACCACCATGTTCGATTGCCGGTGAAACCGCGCCAGCATGCCCTGGAAATCGGCTTCGGTGATCGGCAACGCGTACGAAATCTGCAGCCCCGGCCGGCGCACGAGGCCGCTCTTGGCTGCAACCGGCCCGAGAAAGACTAGCAACATCTCCAACGGCAGCTCGCCGCGCCGCAAGATGACCCACCACGAAGGACAATATGCGGTTCAGCGTGGCAGCGCCCGAGGGCTTCATCACCATGACGATGTACATGGGCGCGGCGTAGGAGAGCGTCTCTCCGGGCAGGAGGAAGTCGCCCGTGACGTTCTCGCCGGGAAACTGCGCGCTGTATTGAACGAGCCCCGTGTCGGCTACCGCGACCATGTCCGGCCATAGCGTCGCCGGCATTTCGGTGTTCAGACGCTGCATCTCTTCGGCGACGGCTTCGAGATTCAACTGCGAGCGCCGGGCGAGAATCACGCCGAGTAATTCGCTTCGCCGTCCGGCGTCACCCGACCGCGGCGTCTCCTGCCACAGCCGTTTCGCCCCGGCGATGCGCGCATAACCCTCGCGAAAGTTTTCGAGGCTCAATGTGAACACCACGCAGGCAAACGGCGCGCTCTGCCGCCCGCCCACTCCCTCGAGCGTTGCCGGACCTGCCAGGTATGGCCGGCCCACGAACGTGGACACGAACGCGCCAAGGGTTCGCGCAAGCGAATCCCTCTCCGCCGCCAATACCGCACGCCCGGCTTCAAGCACCCTCTCCGGCAGAGTCATGTCCAATCACATCGCTTGCTTACGCCTCGATCCGCCGCGCCCTTCATGACCGCGCGCGCGGAAGCGGCACGGGCGGCGGCGGCTTGCCTTGCAGCCCGTCGCGCACCAGACCGCCGATGAAAGCCGCAAACGGGCCGATGTCCTGCTTCACGCTCGCGGATTCGAGCGTGGCCATGTACTCGTCACGCCGCTCAAGGGGAACGATGGTCCACGGATAGCCGCCCGCAGCCATCATCACATTCATCAGGAAGCGCCCCATCCTTCCGTTGCCGTCCATATAGGGATGGATGTAAACGAACACGAAGTGCCCGAGCACGGCGCGCACAGCCGGTTCAGGCTCCGACGCGAGAAGCTCGAACAGCGCCGGCATGCAATCGCGCACCGCCTCGCGCGGCGGCGGCACATGCATCGAGCGCCGGATATAAACCGGTCCGCTGCGGTAGCCCGCCAGATCGGCAGCGCTGATGATGCCCGCGCTCACACTCGGTCCGAACAGCCGCCGGTACCAGCCAGAGTGATCATCGTGGCTGACCATCCCCGGATTGTCGCCGCGCAGCACTCTCCCGATACTCGCCTTCACAGCGCCGAATGCATCGTAGTACCCGCGCGCGGCGAGCGCATTGCGGTTCTCACGATCCTCGGCGTTCTGATCGGGATTCCACGCACCGCTGCGCACGCGTTCGATGAGCTCGCGGCTAACCCGGTAGCCCTCAATCGACAGGGAGTGGTAGGCATCGTTCACATACACTTCCTCAACGGCTTTCAGATACGTCTCCAGCTCGCGGGAGAGTCCGGGCGCGGCAGGAAACACATCCAGCGCAGGCTGACGCATCGCATCCCACATCAAGCGGATGCGGTTCACGTAGGGCGAAATGTCACGCCCGGCCAGCACGATGCCCGGCCGGTCCTCAAACGGATCACTCTCCCGCACCGTGTAGCCGGCCGCCGCCATCGTTTTGAGAATCTCGTCGGCGATACGCTCCTGTCCGACATTGCGGAACGCGCCGGCCAGGCGCCCGGCGATCGTGCTGTGGCCGCCCTCGAGCAGGACGGCGAGCACGTCAGAGGCGTCCTTGACGCCCGCCATGGCTGCGCGCACATCCGTTGCCGCGCGGCCGAAGTGCTGCTCCGATATCGTCACCAGCGCCGCCGGAACTGAGAACAGCCGCAGACCATCGCGCTCGACGACCTCGCTGTCTTTGGGCATCGCATAGCGCACATCAAACAGCGACGTGCCATGCGGCAGCGCGGTGGGCTTGTTGCCGCCCTTGGGCGTGCGCACGAGCAACTGCGCCGGCACGGCCCTGTTACCGGCGTGCAAGGAGAGCGATTGCTCGGGAGAAAGGCACCAGTCCTTCCCGAAGCGCGCGGCCAGATAGGCGGCGCAGAAATCCCAGAACGAGGCGTACCACGGCGTGCTGTCGCCCGGCGCCTCGTCCGGCCGCGCGGGGATGTACCAGCCCTTGATCACTTCCCGCAGGAAACCGGCGCCGAGCAGGCGCTCGCGGTGCGTACGACTCAAATCAGCGGAGCGGATTGCCACGACGCTGCGCGCCTGCAGCGCGTGCAGGGCATCAAGAGACTCAGCCAGCTTTTCCTGCGGCGTTGCCATCGCTTCTATCCAGGGTCATGGGCGCGGCGGGCCATTTATAGGGAATGGCGCCGCGCATATCATAGGTTATTGAGTTGTAGCATTTATAGGTTATTGCGTCAAGCAAATCGTAGGTTATTGTGCTCCACGGCCAGCAGGACCCAGGTTCTTCCGCAGAAACACGATGGCCAGACTGTTTCGAGCCCGCCTTGCGCGGGCCACACCAAACAAGCCTCGCAGCAACGCATCAAGGGGAGGCCGGACGGCGGCAGAGAGTCTTGCGGGGAGGGTGGCTGATCCCGGTCAACCCGGGAATCGAGGCCTCGATAACAGCCAGTCTTAGTCTAAGGGGCCTAACCCAAGCCATCTCTGGCCGGGGTATTCACGATCGTCAAGTTTCTAAGCCAAAAAACTTGACACTTCCCGGCGAAAGCGTCCGCGAAGGGAGCCGAAGCCCCTTCTTGACAACAGACTTGACAACATGACAACCAACGGCCTCTCAGAATAGCCGTAAGTTATTGGTGCGGAAGAAAGGATTCGAACCTTCACGGGATTGCTCCCGCCAGCCCCTCAAGCTGGTGCGTCTGCCAGTTCCGCCACTTCCGCGAGGAGGTGGTCGCGGCCCTGAGGACCGCGACGCTTCTGTCTGCTTTACCGCGTTACTGCCCGACGACCGACGCGCCGCCGCGCTGGCCGTAGACGGCGAGCGCGAGCGCGCCGATGAGAAACAGCGCGCCGAGAATGGCCGAGGCGCGCGTCAGCACCGTGCCGGCGCTGCGGGCGCCAAACGCCGACTGCGTGCTCCCGCCGCCGCCAAACGCGCTGGCGATGTCCCCCCCTTTGCCCTGCTGCAGCAGGACGACCAGCAGCAACAGGAAGCAAACGAGGACGTACACGGAGGCGAGCAGGTAGTAAAGCATAGCTGCCGATTATACCGTGGCCTGCCGGCTTCGCGCCACTATCTCGAAGAAGCTGCGCACCTCGAGGCTGGCGCCGCCCACCAGCGCGCCGTCGACGTCGGGCAGCGCCACGAGGTCCCGCGCGTTGTCCGGTTTGACGCTGCCGCCGTAAATCACGTGGCACTGGTCCGCCGCCGGGCCGCCGAACCACTGGCGCAGCCGCGAGCGGATGTGCGCGTGCGCCTCGTTGGCCTGCGCCGGCGTGGCGTTTCGCCCGGTGCCGATCGCCCACACCGGTTCGTAGGCGACCACGAGCGAGGCGACCTGCTCGCCGGTCACCGCGTCGAGCCCATCCTTCATCTGCCGGTCGAGCACCGCCATCGTCTCGTTGCGCTCGCGCTCCTCGAGGGTCTCGCCGATGCAGACGATGGGCGTCAGCCCGGCCGCGAGCGCGGCAATCGTCTTGCGATTGACCGTCGCATCCGTCTCGTGAAACAGGCGGCGGCGCTCCGAGTGGCCGATGATGACGTACTCGGCCCCCGCCTCCTTGATCATCGCCGCGCCGATCTGCCCCGTGAACGCTCCCTCGCGCTCCCAGTGCATGTCCTGCGCGGCGATGCCGATATTGGCGTTGCGCGCCGCCTCCGCGGCGGCATGGATCGCCGTGAACGGCGGCGCGATGACGATCTCCGCATCGGCGATGTCCTTCACGAGGCTCCGGAATTCCTTGATGTAGACGACCGCATCGTGCACGGTCTTGTACATCTTCCAGTTGGCGGCGATGAACGGCACACGCATAGAGATCACCAAATCACCAAATCACCAAATTCATTTATCGGGCAACACCGCCACCCCCGGCAGCGTGCGGCCGCCCAGGAACTCCAGCGATGCGCCGCCACCGGTCGAGATGTGCGTCACGCGGCCGGCCACCCCGGCCTTCTTCACCGCGGCAATCGAGTCGCCGCCGCCGATGATCGTCGTGCCGTTCACGTCGGCAACGGCCCTGGCCAGCTCGATCGTGCCGCGCGCGAAGTCGTCGATCTCGAAGACTCCCATCGGCCCGTTCCAGACCACCGTCTTCGCCGACGCGATCCGGCCCCGGTACCGGCCGATGGTCCTCGGGCCGATGTCGACCCCCATCCGCTGCCCGATCGCCGCGTCCCCCACGTTCAGCATCTCGTGCGGCGCACCCGCTTCGAGCTTCGCCGTGACGAGGTGATCGATCGGCAGCTCCAGGTCGAGGCCGCGCTCGCGCGCGCGGCGCTCGATCTCGCGCGCGGCGTCCTGGAGGTCCGCCTCCACGAGCGAGGCGCCCACGGGCACGCCGCGCGCCAGCAGGAACGTGTACGCCATCGCCCCGCCGATGACGAGCGCGTCGACCCGCGCGAGGAGATTCTGGATCACTTCGAGCTTGTCGGACACCTTCGCGCCGCCAAGCACAGCCACGAAGGGGCGCTCGGGGTCTCCAAGCGCACGGCCGAGGTACTCGATCTCGGCCGCCATCAGCAGCCCGGCGGCAGCCGTCTTCACGTGGTGCACGATCCCCTCGGTGGAGGCGTGCGCGCGGTGGGCCGAGCCGAACGCGTCGTTGACGTACACGTCAGCCAGCGCCGCGAGTTGCCGCGCGAAGCCGGCGTCGTTCTGTTCTTCCTCCGGGCGGAACCGCAGGTTCTCGAGCAGGACGATTCCCCCGGGGCCATGCTGCCCCGCGCGCTGCACGGCGGCCTGCGCCGGATCGCCCACGCAGTCTTCCGCGAACTCGACCGGACGCCGCAGCAGCTCGGACAGCCGCGCCGCCACCGGACGCAGGCTCATCTCGGGGTTCGGTTTCCCCTTGGGCCGCCCGAGATGCGACGCGCAGATCACCGTCGCACCCTGATCGAGCGCGTGGGTGATGGTCGGCAGCGACGCGGTGATCCGCGTCTCGTCGGTGATCCGTCCTCCCCTGATCGGGACGTTGAAATCGACGCGCAGGAAGACGCGCTTCCCGCGCACGTCGATGTCGCGGATGGTCTTCTTCACCCTGACGGCTCCTACAGGCCCTTTTTCGCCATGAACCGGAGCAGGTCGACGCAGCGGTTGGAGTAGCCCCACTCGTTGTCGTACCACGCGAGGACCTTCACGAAGTCGCCGTCCATGACCTTCGTGTACGGCGCGTCGAGAATCGCCGAGTGTGGATTGCCGCGGAAGTCGATCGAGACGAGTTCCTCGTCCGAATACTGGAGCAGCCCCTTCAGCGATCCGGTGGACGCCTGCCTGAACGCCGCGTTCACCTCGTCTGCCGTCGTCTTCTTGTCGAGGACGGCCGCCAGGTCCACGATCGACACGTTGGGCGTCGGCACCCGCATCGAGATGCCGTCCAGTCTTCCCTTCAGGTCCGGCATGACCTCGCCGACCGCGAGCGCCGCGCCGGTCGTGGTCGGAATGATCGAGACTGCCGCGGCGCGCGCGCGCCGCAGGTCCTTGTGCGGCAGGTCGAGCAGCTGCTGGTCGTTCGTGTAGGAGTGGATGGTCGTCATCCAGCCCTTTTTGATCCCGAACGCCTCGTGGAGCACCTTCGCGACCGGCGCCAGGCAATTGGTCGTGCACGACGCGTTGGAGATGATCTGGTGCTTCGCCGGGTCGTACGTGTCGGCGTTGACGCCGAGCACGAGGCTCACGTCGGGTCCCTTGGCCGGCGCCGTGATGATGACCTTCTTCGCCCCGGCCGCCAGGTGCTTGGCGGCGTCGTCGCGCTTGGTGAAGAGGCCGGTGGACTCGAAGACGACGTCGACGCCGAGATCCTTCCAGGGGAGCTGGGCCGGGTCTTTGACCGAGAGCACCTTGAAGCTTTCGCTGTTGACGGTAATCGTGTCCCCCTTGGCCGCGATGGCGGCGTTGAGGTTCCCGAGGATCGAGTCGTACTTGAGCAGGTGTGCCAGGGTGGCGGCGCTCGTGAGGTCGTTGACCGCCACGAAATCGATGTCCGTCGAGCCCATGGCGGCCCGCATGATGTTGCGGCCGATACGGCCGAACCCGTTAATTCCGACCCTGATAGCCATCCGTTGCCCTCCTGCGGCGAGCGATGAGTCCAGAAACTTTCTGATCGTATCCGCGGCTTGCCGGAGGGTCAAACGGCGCGATACAATTCGATTTCCCTGATAAATCCGCGGTGTATCTCCTCTACAGCACTGCCTCGGTCCTCTTCGTCCTGCTGGTTTCGCCGTACTTTCTGTACCAGGCGGTCCGGTACAAGAAGTACATCGGCAGCCTCCGCCAGCGGCTCGGGTACCTGCCCGTGTCGTTCAACCTGGACGCCGACGAGTCGATCTGGATCCACGCGGTCTCGGTGGGGGAGGCGCTGACCGCACGGGCGCTCATCGAGCAGCTCCGGGCTCGATATCCCCGGCTGCGGGTCTTCCTGTCCACGACGACCATGACCGGGCAGCAGGTGGCGAAGACGCACGTCCGCGGCGTGGACGGCGTGTTCTTCTTTCCCTTCGACCTGGGCTTCATCGTCCGGCGGACGCTCCGGATCGTGCGGCCGAAGCTCTTCGTCGTCATGGAGACCGAGCCGTGGCCCAACCTGCTGCGGGAATGCCGCCGGCGCGGGGTGCGGACGCTGCTCGTCAACGGCCGCATCTCGTCGCGGTCGTACCCGCGTTACCGCCTGGCACGCGCCTTCTTCCGGCGCGTGCTCGTCGATCTCGACCGCGCCTGCATGCAGAGCGAGGAATCGGCGCGGCGGCTGATCGACATCGGCATCGACCCGAAGAAGGTGACGGTCACCGGCAGCCTGAAGTTCGACTCGCTCGAGCTGCCGGGCCACGGCGAGGCCGCGGCGGCCGCGCGCGGCAGCTACCGCGTGCTGCGATACTTCCGGGTGCCGGACGAGCGGCCGGTCATCATCGCGGCGAGCACGCTCAGGGGAGAAGAGGAGCCGGTGCTGCGTGCCTTCGCGCGCGTCAAGCGCGAGATCCCGGCGGCGCTGCTCGTCATCGCGCCACGAAAGCCCGAGCGGTTCGCGGAGGCCGAGGCGCTCGCGATCGACGCGGGCTTCACGGTGGCGAAGCGGACCGAACTGCCGGTCGACGGCGCGCCGCGGACCGACGTCGTCATTCTCGACACGATTGGGGAGCTTGCGCAGCTGTACCAGGTGGCGACGGCGGTGTTCGTCGGCGGCAGCCTGGTGGACGCCGGCGGGCACAACATCCTCGAGCCGGCCGTGTTCGGCAAGCCGATCGTCATCGGGCCGCACATGTCGAACTTCGCGGAGATCGCGCGCGCCTTTGTCGAGAACGGCGCGGCGGAGCAGGTGCCCGACGCCGCCGCCCTCGAGGCCGCGTTGCTCGCGCTCGTCACCGACCCGGTCCGCCGGGCGCGCCTCGGCGCCGCGGCCCGCGCCCTCGTTGAAGCGAACCGCGGCGCCCGCGGGCGGACGCTGGAGGTTGTCGCCGACCTGCTTCCCTACGAAGGTCACTCCGGCCACGGCGTCGTGCGGCCGTTCCGGCGGGTCCATTGATCTCCACCCTAGTGGCCGCCTTCGCGCGGCGCCGCCGTGCTGCCTGCGCCGCGCACCCGGAGCGTCGCCGCCGGCTGGAGCGGCCCGTCATCAGCATCGGCAACCTCTCCATGGGCGGGACGGGAAAGACGCCGCTCGTCGCACACGTCGCCAGGCTGCTGCTCGCCGCGGGGCATCGACCCGCGATCCTCAGCCGCGGGTATGCCCGCCCGCGGGTCCTCGAGGGGGTCGTGGTGGTCAGCGACGGCACACGCGCGCTCGCGCCGTACGCGACCGCGGGCGACGAGCCGCTCATGCTCGCGCGCCAGGTGCCGGGTTGTGCGGTGGTGGTCGCTCCCGACCGCTACGTGGCGGGAGCGCTTGCCGAACGCCGGCTCGGCTGCACGGTGCACGTGCTCGACGACGGGTTCCAGCACCTGTCGCTGGCGCGCGCGCTCGACATCGTCATCGTGAGCGGGCGCGACATGAGGGATCGCGTGCTGCCGTTCGGCCGCTTGCGCGAGCCGCTCGACGCGCTGGCCGCCGCCGATGCCCTCGTCGCGCAGGCCGGCGATGAGGTGGACCCGGGCGGACGGCCGCTGTTCCGGATGATGCGGCGCGTCGCGGAGCGGCGCGACGAGCCGGCGCTGGCCTTTGCCGGCATCGGCCGGCCGGCCGCCTTTTTCCAGGCGCTCGAGGAAGCGGGGTGGACGGTCGTGGCACGCGTGGAATTCGCGGATCACCATTCGTACTCGGCGCGCGATCTCGAACGCCTTGCGCGCGACGCGACGCGGGCGGGCGCGCGCATCCTGGTGACCACCGAGAAAGACGCGGTGCGGCTCGAAACGCTGCCGCCGCCCGCCCTGCCCCTGGTCGCCGCGCCGCTCGAGGTCAGCGTCGAGCCGGCCGCCGAATTCGCAGCCATGCTGCACGCGGCCTGCGGCAGAGGGAGCGCGACATCGTGAAGCCGACGAGGTGGGTGGATCGCCTGCGCTTCCGGCTGGAGTACGCGGCCGTCCTCACCGTGCGCGCGATTGTCGGCGCGCTGCCGTACCGGGTGGCGGACGCGATCGGCACGGCGATCGGGCTGGCGATCTACGCGATCGATCGGGGGCACCGGCGCCTGGCGATCGCCAATCTCCAGGCGGCGTTCCCGCACCGCAGCCGGCGCGAGTGCGTGGCGATTGCGCGGCGCACGTTCGGTCATTTCGGCCGGCTGCTGACGGCGCTGCTGAAGTTCAGCACCATGACGCCGGACGAGATCCGCTCGCGCGTGGAGTTCTCCGGGGAAGAGCGCGTCGAGGATGCGCATGCGCTCGGGCGGGGCGTGCTGCTGTTCACGGGCCATTTCGGCTTCTGGGAGCTGAACGCGCTGGCGCACGCGCTGCGGTTGCCGCCGCTCGCGGTGCTCGCGCGGGCGCTGGACAACCCGCACCTGCACGCGCTGCTCGAGCGCGTCCGCACGGCCACCGGCAACTCGGTGATTTACCGGCGCGGCGCCGTCCGGCGCGTGCTGCGCGTCCTCGGCGGCAACGGCGGCGTCGCGATGCTCATCGATCAGCACATGCAGAGCGCCGATGCGGTGGTCGTCGAGTTCTTCAACCGGCCCGCGTCCACCACGTCCGCGCTGGCGGCGATT containing:
- the lpxK gene encoding tetraacyldisaccharide 4'-kinase produces the protein MISTLVAAFARRRRAACAAHPERRRRLERPVISIGNLSMGGTGKTPLVAHVARLLLAAGHRPAILSRGYARPRVLEGVVVVSDGTRALAPYATAGDEPLMLARQVPGCAVVVAPDRYVAGALAERRLGCTVHVLDDGFQHLSLARALDIVIVSGRDMRDRVLPFGRLREPLDALAAADALVAQAGDEVDPGGRPLFRMMRRVAERRDEPALAFAGIGRPAAFFQALEEAGWTVVARVEFADHHSYSARDLERLARDATRAGARILVTTEKDAVRLETLPPPALPLVAAPLEVSVEPAAEFAAMLHAACGRGSATS
- a CDS encoding lysophospholipid acyltransferase family protein, with amino-acid sequence MKPTRWVDRLRFRLEYAAVLTVRAIVGALPYRVADAIGTAIGLAIYAIDRGHRRLAIANLQAAFPHRSRRECVAIARRTFGHFGRLLTALLKFSTMTPDEIRSRVEFSGEERVEDAHALGRGVLLFTGHFGFWELNALAHALRLPPLAVLARALDNPHLHALLERVRTATGNSVIYRRGAVRRVLRVLGGNGGVAMLIDQHMQSADAVVVEFFNRPASTTSALAAIAARTGAPVIPVFALPLPGGRYRMIYEHPVPPPPGDDPAAFKEFTQRCTDVLEMYVRRYPDLWLWMHRRWRDLQAEVDGVPGMFPAASGDGPIEP